From a region of the Paraburkholderia caribensis genome:
- a CDS encoding thioredoxin family protein: MATESPPGELGTAAPAFLLPATDGRTYELADVRGPKGLVVIFMCNHCPYVQAALPRIVRDARDLATLGIGTVGINSNDSMTYPEDSFERMVALSADWQLPFPYLFDETQQVARAYDAVCTPEFYGFDAGLRLRYRGRLDASRKDPLPDARRDLFEAMQQIVQTGAAPDTQYPALGCSIKWKME, from the coding sequence ATGGCTACCGAATCGCCTCCAGGTGAACTGGGTACTGCAGCGCCCGCGTTCCTGCTGCCCGCTACCGACGGCCGCACCTATGAACTCGCCGACGTGCGTGGGCCGAAGGGACTCGTCGTGATCTTCATGTGCAACCATTGTCCGTACGTGCAAGCGGCGTTGCCGCGTATCGTGCGCGACGCACGCGATCTCGCGACACTGGGAATCGGCACCGTCGGAATCAACTCGAACGACAGCATGACCTATCCAGAAGATTCGTTCGAACGCATGGTGGCGCTTTCTGCCGACTGGCAGTTGCCCTTCCCCTATCTGTTCGACGAAACGCAGCAGGTCGCGCGCGCCTACGATGCCGTCTGCACGCCGGAGTTCTATGGCTTCGATGCCGGACTGCGGCTGCGATATCGCGGCAGACTGGACGCTTCCCGCAAAGACCCGCTTCCCGATGCGCGACGCGACCTGTTCGAGGCGATGCAGCAGATCGTCCAGACGGGTGCCGCACCCGACACGCAGTATCCGGCACTCGGCTGTTCGATCAAGTGGAAGATGGAGTGA
- the hpaD gene encoding 3,4-dihydroxyphenylacetate 2,3-dioxygenase, which produces MGKLALAAKVTHVPSMYLSELDGPHKGCRQAAIDGHHEIGRRCRQLGVDTIIVFDVHWLVNSEYHINCAPKFEGVYTSNELPHFINNMAYAYPGNVQLGKLIAEVANEMGVKSRAHSETSLELEYGTLVPMRYMNADQRFRTISIAGWCMWHDLPTSARFGLAVRKAIEERYEGTVAILASGSLSHHFANNGTAEQFMHKVWDPFLEQTDRHVVSLWEQGDWKAFCGMLPLYNEKCWGEGGMHDTAMLLGALGWDRYEGKVEVVTPYFGSSGTGQINAIFPVTPLSA; this is translated from the coding sequence ATGGGCAAGCTCGCACTGGCCGCTAAAGTGACCCACGTGCCTTCGATGTATCTGTCGGAACTGGATGGGCCGCATAAAGGCTGCCGCCAGGCAGCGATCGACGGGCATCATGAAATCGGCCGGCGTTGCCGCCAGCTTGGCGTCGATACGATCATCGTGTTCGATGTTCACTGGCTGGTGAATAGCGAATACCACATCAACTGCGCGCCGAAATTCGAAGGCGTTTATACGAGTAACGAACTGCCGCATTTCATCAATAACATGGCCTATGCGTATCCCGGCAATGTGCAGCTAGGCAAGCTGATTGCCGAAGTCGCGAACGAGATGGGCGTGAAAAGCCGCGCCCATAGCGAAACCTCGCTCGAACTCGAATACGGCACGCTGGTCCCGATGCGATACATGAATGCAGACCAGCGCTTCAGGACCATATCGATTGCAGGGTGGTGCATGTGGCACGACCTGCCAACCAGCGCGCGCTTCGGGCTCGCCGTGCGCAAGGCCATCGAGGAACGCTATGAAGGCACGGTTGCGATTCTCGCGAGCGGCTCGCTGAGTCATCACTTCGCGAACAACGGCACGGCCGAGCAGTTCATGCACAAGGTGTGGGACCCGTTTCTCGAACAGACTGACCGGCACGTGGTGTCGTTATGGGAACAGGGCGACTGGAAAGCGTTTTGCGGCATGCTGCCGCTCTACAATGAAAAATGCTGGGGCGAAGGCGGCATGCACGACACGGCGATGTTGCTAGGTGCGCTCGGCTGGGATCGTTATGAAGGCAAGGTCGAAGTGGTGACGCCTTATTTCGGCAGTTCGGGCACGGGGCAGATCAATGCAATTTTTCCCGTTACGCCGCTGTCCGCCTGA
- a CDS encoding heme-binding protein: MQTKSVLTVAESTKIIEAARAEAERNQWAVTIAVVDDGGHLLSLLRLDNCAPVGAYIATDKARTAALGRRESKQYEDMINNGRTAFLSAPLSGTLEGGVPVVVDGQVIGAVGVSGVKADQDAQVAKAGAAAVASHANG; encoded by the coding sequence ATGCAGACAAAATCCGTGCTGACGGTCGCAGAGTCGACGAAAATCATCGAAGCGGCGCGCGCCGAAGCCGAACGTAACCAGTGGGCCGTCACGATCGCCGTGGTGGACGACGGCGGCCATCTGCTGTCGCTGCTGCGCCTCGACAACTGCGCGCCCGTCGGCGCCTACATCGCGACGGATAAGGCCCGCACCGCCGCGCTCGGCCGCCGCGAATCGAAGCAGTACGAGGACATGATCAACAACGGCCGCACTGCATTCCTGAGCGCGCCGCTGTCGGGCACGCTGGAAGGCGGCGTGCCCGTTGTCGTAGATGGCCAGGTGATCGGCGCCGTCGGTGTTTCCGGCGTCAAGGCCGATCAGGATGCGCAAGTGGCAAAGGCCGGTGCCGCGGCCGTTGCCAGCCACGCGAACGGCTGA
- a CDS encoding HAD-IA family hydrolase, whose amino-acid sequence MRSSIKLVLFDMEGVLSHYDRAARTQRMAQLTGKPPEAVRHAIWESGLEARADAGEITDDAYLRELGDMLGCAVSRDDWLTARHASITPDTETLALAAQVADRHPIAVLTNNCRLVTDHIGYLNPPVARLFGAHVYPSAAFGAAKPAAQAYLGCVRQLGIDADATLFIDDSDANVTGALDAGLRACKFTTARALAEELTRFNLL is encoded by the coding sequence ATGAGGTCATCGATCAAGCTCGTGCTATTCGATATGGAAGGCGTGTTGTCGCATTACGATCGCGCGGCGCGCACGCAACGCATGGCGCAGTTGACGGGCAAGCCGCCCGAAGCCGTGCGCCACGCCATCTGGGAGTCGGGCCTCGAAGCGCGTGCCGATGCCGGTGAGATTACCGACGACGCGTATCTTCGCGAGCTTGGAGACATGCTGGGTTGCGCCGTCAGCCGCGACGACTGGCTGACGGCGCGGCACGCGTCGATCACGCCGGACACGGAAACGTTAGCGCTCGCCGCTCAGGTGGCCGATCGCCATCCGATCGCCGTGCTGACCAACAACTGCCGGCTCGTCACCGACCATATCGGCTATCTCAATCCGCCCGTCGCGCGGCTGTTTGGCGCGCACGTTTATCCGTCGGCGGCGTTCGGGGCGGCGAAACCCGCCGCCCAGGCTTATCTGGGCTGCGTTCGTCAGCTTGGTATCGATGCCGACGCGACGCTCTTCATCGACGACTCCGATGCCAATGTCACGGGCGCCCTCGACGCAGGGCTACGCGCCTGCAAGTTCACCACTGCCCGCGCGTTGGCGGAAGAACTGACGCGCTTCAATCTGCTTTAG
- a CDS encoding bifunctional helix-turn-helix transcriptional regulator/GNAT family N-acetyltransferase translates to MDIIDTPIQSRESTILELREFSRKLVRELGFMRSTLADSDLAPSAVHAILEIGATPGIQARDLAHLLRLDKSNASRQVAKLETSGLIERMASSDDARSSELYLTKAGQQLRKKIDKFATDQVSSALRKLAPSDQQSLVRALSLYASALEQDNDAKEAQQATASGLQIVEGYQPGCIGDIASLHARYYSQHSGFGAYFEKLVATGLAEFAESLPDPSRQLWLVSDNGRALASIAIDGNAKSRVAHLRWFIVDDSLRGLGIGRQLMTRAMAFVDERFDETYLWTFKGLDAARHLYEAFGFQLAEEAEGTQWGEAVVEQRFIRRKSPAGQSRAKAD, encoded by the coding sequence ATGGATATCATCGACACACCCATCCAGTCGCGTGAGTCAACCATCCTGGAACTGCGCGAGTTCTCGCGCAAACTCGTGCGCGAACTGGGTTTCATGCGTTCCACGCTGGCCGACAGCGATCTCGCGCCGTCGGCGGTGCACGCCATTCTTGAAATCGGCGCAACGCCGGGCATTCAGGCACGCGATCTCGCTCATCTTCTGCGGCTCGACAAGTCGAATGCGAGCAGACAGGTCGCCAAACTGGAAACGTCCGGGCTGATCGAACGCATGGCGTCGAGCGATGATGCACGCTCGTCGGAGCTTTATCTGACCAAAGCGGGTCAACAACTGCGCAAAAAGATCGACAAGTTCGCGACGGATCAGGTGTCGAGCGCGCTACGCAAGCTTGCGCCATCCGATCAGCAGTCGTTGGTGCGCGCGCTCTCGCTGTACGCGAGCGCGCTCGAGCAGGACAACGATGCCAAAGAGGCGCAGCAGGCAACTGCATCCGGCCTGCAAATCGTCGAAGGCTATCAGCCCGGTTGCATTGGCGACATCGCGAGTCTTCACGCGCGCTATTACTCGCAGCATTCCGGCTTTGGCGCGTACTTCGAGAAGCTCGTTGCAACAGGGTTGGCCGAGTTTGCGGAGTCGCTTCCCGATCCCAGCCGACAACTGTGGCTCGTGTCCGACAACGGGCGAGCGCTGGCATCCATCGCCATCGACGGAAACGCGAAGAGCCGCGTTGCGCATTTGCGCTGGTTCATCGTCGACGATTCGCTGCGCGGCCTGGGCATCGGCAGGCAGTTGATGACGCGCGCCATGGCGTTCGTCGACGAACGCTTCGACGAAACGTATTTGTGGACGTTCAAGGGCCTTGATGCCGCGCGTCACTTGTACGAAGCGTTCGGCTTCCAGCTGGCCGAGGAGGCCGAGGGCACGCAATGGGGAGAGGCTGTCGTCGAGCAGCGCTTCATCCGGCGCAAATCGCCGGCTGGACAATCCCGCGCTAAAGCAGATTGA
- a CDS encoding 5-carboxymethyl-2-hydroxymuconate Delta-isomerase, translated as MPHLTLEYSANLASEDSIGALCRKLAQCLDAQRENDQRVYPPGGIRVRAVRCEQYCIADGRPDAAFLHANLKIGAGRSENAKKATGDALFDVIKQHFADAFEQYGLALSLEINEFSEAGTWKHNNLHARLKS; from the coding sequence GTGCCACATCTCACGCTCGAATACAGCGCCAATCTGGCGAGCGAAGACAGCATTGGAGCGCTTTGCCGCAAGCTTGCGCAATGCCTCGATGCGCAACGCGAGAACGATCAACGTGTGTATCCACCCGGTGGCATACGCGTGCGCGCGGTGCGCTGCGAACAGTACTGCATCGCGGACGGCAGGCCGGATGCCGCGTTTTTGCACGCGAACCTGAAGATCGGCGCGGGCCGCTCCGAGAATGCAAAGAAGGCGACAGGCGACGCGCTGTTCGACGTCATCAAGCAGCATTTTGCCGATGCCTTCGAGCAATACGGGCTAGCGCTTTCGCTGGAGATCAACGAGTTCAGCGAAGCCGGTACCTGGAAGCACAACAATCTGCACGCCCGGCTGAAGAGCTGA
- a CDS encoding fumarylacetoacetate hydrolase family protein gives MFALDDHRIHLAAEPFARDVDARSVSALLASGAACRPPVDGTVYGTLLNDRATLDALGGAVNAAPYKAPPKAPVLYVKPRNTFAGHRARVVVPDDEQGVQVGGSLGVVIGRTACRVHVGNALDYVAGYTVVADLCVPHESVYRPSVRFRARDGFCVIGPAVVARRHVSDPDALRVAISIEGTEPFVANTSTSIRDVARLIADVTDFMTLTPGDVLTLGVPHGAPTAHVGDEIGVAIGDWPPLCFSMTAKEGGGQ, from the coding sequence ATGTTCGCACTCGACGATCACCGGATTCATCTCGCAGCCGAGCCGTTTGCACGCGATGTCGATGCGCGGTCCGTGAGCGCATTGCTTGCGAGTGGGGCGGCGTGCAGGCCGCCTGTCGACGGGACGGTTTACGGAACGCTGCTGAACGACCGCGCCACGCTCGATGCACTCGGCGGCGCGGTCAACGCGGCGCCCTACAAAGCGCCGCCGAAAGCGCCCGTGCTGTACGTGAAGCCGCGCAATACCTTTGCCGGTCATCGTGCCCGCGTCGTGGTTCCGGACGATGAGCAAGGCGTGCAGGTGGGCGGCTCGCTTGGCGTCGTGATCGGGCGCACGGCATGCCGTGTCCACGTCGGGAACGCACTGGATTACGTCGCGGGCTATACGGTCGTGGCCGACCTTTGCGTGCCTCACGAAAGCGTGTATCGCCCCTCGGTGAGATTCCGCGCACGCGATGGCTTTTGTGTGATCGGCCCTGCTGTCGTCGCGCGCCGGCATGTGAGCGATCCCGATGCGCTGCGTGTCGCGATCAGTATCGAAGGAACAGAGCCGTTCGTCGCGAACACGTCCACGTCGATTCGCGACGTTGCGCGTCTGATTGCCGACGTGACCGACTTCATGACGCTCACTCCCGGCGACGTGCTGACATTGGGCGTCCCGCACGGCGCGCCGACCGCCCATGTGGGCGACGAGATCGGCGTTGCAATTGGCGACTGGCCGCCGTTGTGTTTCTCGATGACCGCGAAAGAGGGAGGCGGACAATGA
- the hpaE gene encoding 5-carboxymethyl-2-hydroxymuconate semialdehyde dehydrogenase produces MRIEHLINGKPKAARDYFETVNPATQEVLAEVASGTAEDVEAAVRAAKDAFPAWAAKPASERAKLVRKLGELIAKNVPELSDTETRDTGQTISQTRKQLVPRAADNFTYFAEMCTRVDGHTYPTDSHLNYTLFHPVGVCALISPWNVPFMTATWKVAPCLAFGNTAVLKMSELSPLTASMLGNLALEAGIPAGVLNIVHGYGKDAGEPLVAHPDVHAISFTGSTATGNRIVKTAGLKKFSMELGGKSPFVIFDDADFERALDAAVFMIFSNNGERCTAGSRILVQKSIYARFAERFIERAKRLSVGDPLSEQTIIGPMISQAHLAKVRSYIELGPKEGATLACGGLDAPALPDALKRGNFVTPTVFVDVDNRMRIAQEEIFGPVACLIPFNDEAEAIRLANDISYGLSSYVWTENTGRAHRVAAAIEAGMCFVNSQNVRDLRQPFGGTKASGVGREGGTWSYEVFLEPKNICVSLGSHHIPRWGV; encoded by the coding sequence ATGCGAATCGAACATCTGATCAACGGCAAACCGAAGGCCGCGCGCGATTACTTCGAAACGGTGAACCCGGCCACGCAGGAAGTACTCGCCGAAGTCGCGAGCGGTACGGCGGAGGATGTCGAGGCCGCAGTGCGCGCCGCGAAAGACGCGTTTCCCGCGTGGGCCGCAAAGCCCGCCAGCGAGCGCGCGAAGCTCGTGCGCAAGCTTGGCGAACTGATCGCGAAGAACGTGCCCGAACTCTCCGATACGGAAACGCGCGACACGGGGCAAACCATTTCGCAAACGCGCAAGCAGCTGGTGCCGCGTGCCGCCGACAATTTCACGTACTTTGCCGAGATGTGCACGCGCGTCGACGGCCACACGTATCCGACCGATTCGCATCTGAACTACACGCTGTTTCATCCCGTCGGCGTGTGCGCGCTGATCTCGCCGTGGAATGTGCCATTCATGACGGCGACATGGAAAGTGGCGCCATGCCTCGCATTCGGCAATACGGCCGTGCTGAAGATGAGCGAGCTGTCGCCGCTGACGGCGTCGATGCTGGGCAATCTTGCGCTGGAGGCGGGCATTCCTGCGGGCGTGCTGAACATCGTGCACGGCTATGGCAAGGACGCGGGCGAGCCGCTCGTCGCGCATCCCGACGTGCACGCAATTTCCTTTACCGGTTCCACCGCCACGGGCAACCGGATCGTCAAGACAGCGGGCTTGAAGAAGTTCTCGATGGAACTGGGCGGCAAGTCGCCATTCGTGATTTTCGACGACGCGGATTTCGAACGCGCGCTCGATGCCGCGGTGTTCATGATCTTCTCGAACAATGGCGAACGCTGCACGGCGGGCTCGCGCATTCTCGTGCAGAAGTCGATCTACGCGAGGTTCGCGGAACGCTTTATCGAACGCGCGAAGCGTCTGAGCGTGGGCGATCCCCTTAGCGAGCAGACGATCATCGGCCCGATGATTAGCCAGGCGCATCTGGCGAAAGTGCGCAGCTATATCGAGCTGGGTCCGAAAGAAGGCGCGACGCTCGCGTGCGGCGGGCTCGATGCGCCAGCGCTGCCCGATGCATTGAAGCGCGGCAATTTCGTCACGCCGACCGTATTCGTCGATGTCGACAACCGCATGCGAATCGCGCAGGAAGAGATCTTCGGACCCGTCGCGTGCCTGATTCCATTCAATGACGAAGCCGAAGCGATTCGCCTCGCCAACGATATTTCATATGGTCTTTCCAGCTACGTGTGGACGGAAAACACGGGCCGCGCGCATCGCGTCGCAGCCGCGATCGAGGCAGGCATGTGCTTCGTGAACAGCCAGAACGTGCGCGATTTGCGCCAGCCGTTTGGCGGCACGAAGGCATCGGGCGTGGGACGTGAGGGCGGCACATGGAGTTATGAAGTGTTTCTCGAACCGAAGAACATCTGCGTATCGCTCGGCTCACATCACATTCCGCGCTGGGGCGTCTGA
- a CDS encoding fumarylacetoacetate hydrolase family protein, which translates to MMRGRVAYAGAIHEAYPHERGVRLADGRVCREDDVVWLAPVQPGTIFALGLNYAEHAKELQFSKQEEPLVFLKGAGSVIGHRGVTRRPADVTFMHYECELAVVIGRPAKEVTRDEAMQYVAGYMIANDYAIRDYLENYYRPNLRVKNRDGGTVLGPWFVDAADIDDVAQLELRTYVNGTLHQKGNTRDLVISIPALIEYLSSFMTLAPGDIILTGTPEGVVNVNAGDEVVCEIDGLGRLVNAIASDADFNRD; encoded by the coding sequence ATGATGCGCGGCCGTGTTGCCTACGCAGGCGCGATTCATGAAGCGTATCCGCATGAACGCGGCGTGCGTCTCGCCGATGGCCGCGTGTGCCGTGAAGATGACGTCGTGTGGCTCGCGCCCGTTCAACCCGGCACGATCTTCGCGCTCGGACTGAATTACGCGGAGCACGCAAAGGAACTGCAGTTCTCGAAACAGGAAGAGCCGCTCGTGTTTCTCAAGGGCGCTGGCAGCGTGATCGGTCATCGCGGCGTCACGCGGCGTCCTGCGGATGTGACGTTCATGCACTACGAGTGCGAGCTGGCCGTCGTCATTGGCCGGCCAGCGAAAGAAGTGACCCGCGACGAAGCGATGCAATACGTGGCGGGCTACATGATCGCGAACGACTACGCGATTCGCGACTACCTGGAGAATTACTATCGGCCGAATCTGCGCGTGAAGAATCGCGACGGCGGCACGGTACTGGGCCCCTGGTTCGTCGATGCCGCGGATATCGACGATGTCGCGCAACTCGAATTGCGCACGTATGTGAACGGCACGCTGCATCAGAAGGGCAACACGCGCGATCTCGTGATCAGCATTCCCGCGCTGATCGAATACCTCAGCAGTTTCATGACGCTCGCGCCCGGCGACATCATTCTGACGGGAACGCCCGAGGGCGTCGTCAATGTGAATGCGGGCGATGAAGTCGTCTGCGAAATAGACGGCTTGGGCCGTCTCGTCAACGCGATCGCTTCCGACGCGGACTTCAACCGCGACTGA
- the hpaH gene encoding 2-oxo-hept-4-ene-1,7-dioate hydratase: MLDQTTIRELAGKLDQAEKTRTQLRHFSAAYPEMTIEDGYAIQREWVKMKLAEGHVIKGRKIGLTSRAMQRSSQIDEPDYAPLLDSMFIEAGQDIRADRFIAPRVEVELAFILARPLKGPGVTLTDVLDATAYVTPAVEIIDARIEQFDRETKAPRKVFDTISDFAANAGIVMGGRPVRPMDVDLRWVGALLYRNGAVEESGLAAAVLNHPATGVAWLANKIAPYDEMLNANDVILSGSFTSPIAARAGDTFHVDYGPLGGIALNFV; encoded by the coding sequence ATGTTAGATCAGACGACTATCCGCGAACTCGCCGGGAAACTCGATCAGGCCGAGAAAACGCGTACGCAGTTGCGGCACTTTTCCGCTGCCTATCCCGAGATGACAATCGAGGACGGTTACGCAATCCAGCGCGAATGGGTGAAGATGAAGCTGGCGGAAGGGCATGTGATCAAAGGCCGCAAGATAGGCTTGACGTCGCGCGCCATGCAGCGGTCGTCGCAGATCGACGAACCCGACTACGCGCCGCTTCTCGACTCCATGTTCATCGAAGCCGGACAGGACATTCGCGCCGATCGCTTCATCGCGCCGCGTGTCGAAGTGGAACTGGCGTTCATTCTCGCGCGGCCGCTCAAAGGGCCCGGCGTGACACTCACCGACGTGCTCGACGCGACGGCCTATGTGACGCCCGCTGTCGAGATCATCGACGCGCGCATCGAGCAGTTCGACCGCGAGACCAAGGCACCTCGCAAGGTGTTCGATACGATCTCCGACTTTGCGGCGAATGCCGGCATCGTGATGGGCGGTCGTCCCGTGCGTCCGATGGATGTCGACCTGCGTTGGGTCGGCGCGTTGCTTTACAGGAACGGTGCCGTCGAAGAGAGCGGTCTTGCCGCTGCCGTGCTCAATCATCCGGCGACGGGCGTTGCGTGGCTCGCGAACAAGATCGCCCCTTATGACGAAATGCTGAACGCGAACGACGTGATTCTCAGCGGCTCATTCACGAGTCCCATTGCTGCGCGCGCGGGCGATACGTTTCATGTCGATTACGGTCCGCTTGGCGGCATTGCGTTGAATTTCGTCTAG
- a CDS encoding MGH1-like glycoside hydrolase domain-containing protein, which produces MQPASAINLLQSKEGSRLHGPDLARWRRWGPYLSDRQWGTVREDYSEYGTAWDYFPHDHARSRMYRWGEDGIAGFGNDPLDWCVSLALWNERDPIIKERLFGLTNAQGNHGEDVKELYFYLDGTPTHSYMKMLYKYPHDAYPYQDLIDENARRGAGQPEYEVLDTGVFDDDGYFDVWVEYAKHTHDDIVMRVTVENRSDLPGTLHVLPQFWARNRWAWSGKPGKPSLTLEPNAAEGARVIARHPALDTMIVTATAQQPIEWIFCENDTNVRRIFGIDGEGPFKDGFNDYLVDGNERAIRRDKGTRAAAHTVLQLGPHEQSVLYLRWRPESVAESAPLDMPALFARRQAETDEFYAALQHDIADADARLVQRQALAGMLWSKQYYQFDVTRWHDGDPGQPVPPKGRRRGRNADWRHMCNGDIVSMPDKWEYPWYASWDLAFHAVAFAIVDPDFAKKQLQLLVKERYMHPNGQLPAYEWAFGDANPPVHAWATWRVYELDREITGVGDHEFLEVMFHKLLLNFSWWVNRKDADDRNIFQGGFLGLDNIGIFDRSSPLPTGGRIDQADGTAWMASYALDLMQIGLELAMTNPAYVEIAVKFFEHFLYIAEAVSCGEGCNTGLWDGHDEFFYDVLHLPDGTRVPMRIRSIVGLIPLFAVHVLDEQIHGHLPGLRERLAWFLDHRPNLAKLVSRWTESGKGNTSLLSLLRGHRMKSLLKRALDENEFLSPFGVRALSRVHLHEPYVFDHDGVHVCIEYQPAESDSRVFGGNSNWRGPVWMPVNYLLIESLYEFHRYYGDEFRIEHPTGSGHSSSLSEVADDLARRVTTLFMKNEQGVRPVMAAYPMLQADPRSQDLILFHEYFHGDNGRGVGASHQTGWTGLVALLLQPRMMRLSHVAPDAMPVATQMKEDTMAAALGR; this is translated from the coding sequence ATGCAGCCTGCAAGCGCAATCAATCTGCTCCAGTCGAAGGAAGGTTCGCGTCTTCATGGACCGGACCTCGCGCGTTGGCGCCGCTGGGGTCCCTATCTGAGCGACCGTCAATGGGGCACCGTGCGCGAGGACTACAGCGAATACGGCACCGCATGGGACTACTTTCCGCACGACCATGCGCGCAGCCGGATGTATCGCTGGGGCGAGGACGGTATCGCCGGCTTCGGCAACGATCCGCTCGACTGGTGCGTGTCGCTCGCACTCTGGAACGAACGCGACCCCATCATCAAGGAACGACTGTTCGGCCTGACGAACGCGCAGGGCAATCACGGCGAGGACGTGAAGGAGCTCTACTTCTATCTGGACGGCACACCGACGCACTCGTACATGAAGATGCTCTACAAGTATCCTCACGACGCGTATCCGTACCAGGACCTGATCGACGAAAACGCGCGGCGCGGCGCCGGCCAACCCGAATATGAAGTGCTCGATACGGGCGTGTTCGACGACGACGGGTACTTCGACGTCTGGGTCGAATATGCGAAGCACACACACGACGATATCGTCATGCGCGTGACTGTCGAAAACCGCTCGGACCTACCCGGCACGCTGCATGTGCTGCCGCAGTTCTGGGCGCGCAACCGCTGGGCGTGGTCGGGCAAGCCCGGCAAGCCGTCGCTCACGCTGGAGCCGAATGCGGCAGAAGGCGCGCGGGTCATCGCACGCCATCCCGCACTCGACACGATGATCGTAACGGCAACCGCGCAGCAGCCCATCGAATGGATCTTCTGCGAAAACGACACCAACGTGCGCCGCATTTTCGGCATCGATGGCGAAGGGCCGTTCAAGGACGGTTTCAACGACTATCTCGTCGATGGCAACGAACGCGCGATCCGCCGCGACAAGGGCACGCGCGCCGCCGCGCATACGGTTCTCCAGCTTGGCCCGCACGAACAGTCGGTACTGTATCTGCGCTGGCGTCCCGAATCCGTTGCCGAGTCCGCGCCGCTCGACATGCCGGCGCTCTTTGCACGCCGCCAGGCTGAGACCGACGAATTCTATGCGGCGCTTCAGCACGACATCGCCGATGCCGACGCGCGTCTCGTGCAACGTCAGGCGCTCGCCGGGATGTTGTGGTCGAAGCAGTACTATCAGTTCGACGTGACGCGCTGGCACGACGGCGATCCCGGCCAGCCTGTGCCGCCGAAAGGCCGCAGGCGTGGCCGCAATGCGGACTGGCGACACATGTGCAACGGCGACATCGTGTCGATGCCCGACAAATGGGAGTACCCGTGGTATGCATCATGGGACCTCGCGTTTCATGCCGTCGCGTTCGCGATCGTCGACCCCGACTTTGCGAAGAAGCAATTGCAACTGCTCGTGAAAGAGCGCTACATGCATCCGAACGGGCAACTGCCCGCCTACGAGTGGGCATTCGGCGACGCGAATCCGCCCGTGCATGCGTGGGCAACGTGGCGTGTCTACGAACTCGACCGCGAGATCACGGGTGTCGGCGATCACGAGTTTCTCGAAGTGATGTTCCATAAGCTGCTGCTCAACTTCTCGTGGTGGGTCAACCGCAAGGACGCCGACGACCGCAACATCTTTCAGGGCGGATTTCTCGGGCTCGACAATATCGGCATCTTCGATCGCTCGTCGCCGCTGCCCACGGGCGGCCGCATCGATCAGGCAGACGGCACCGCGTGGATGGCCTCCTATGCACTCGATCTGATGCAGATCGGCCTCGAACTCGCGATGACGAACCCGGCGTACGTCGAAATCGCGGTGAAGTTCTTCGAGCACTTTCTGTATATCGCGGAAGCCGTCAGTTGCGGCGAAGGTTGCAATACAGGACTGTGGGACGGTCACGATGAATTTTTCTATGACGTGCTGCATCTTCCCGATGGAACGCGCGTGCCGATGCGCATCCGGTCGATCGTCGGATTGATTCCGCTTTTCGCGGTGCATGTACTCGACGAGCAGATACATGGTCATTTGCCGGGATTGCGCGAGCGGCTCGCATGGTTTCTCGATCACCGGCCGAATCTGGCCAAACTCGTCTCGCGCTGGACAGAATCCGGCAAAGGCAACACATCCCTGCTCTCGCTATTGCGCGGACACAGAATGAAATCGCTGCTCAAGCGCGCGCTCGACGAAAACGAATTTCTCTCGCCCTTTGGCGTGAGGGCGCTCTCGCGTGTGCATCTTCATGAACCGTATGTTTTCGATCACGACGGCGTGCATGTCTGCATCGAATATCAACCTGCCGAATCGGATTCGCGCGTGTTCGGCGGCAATTCGAACTGGCGCGGCCCCGTATGGATGCCCGTCAACTATCTGCTGATCGAATCGCTATACGAATTCCATCGCTACTATGGCGACGAGTTCCGCATCGAGCATCCGACAGGATCGGGGCACAGTTCTTCGCTCAGCGAAGTCGCCGACGATCTCGCGCGGCGTGTCACGACACTGTTCATGAAGAACGAGCAAGGCGTGCGGCCCGTGATGGCCGCGTATCCGATGCTGCAGGCGGACCCGCGTTCACAGGACCTGATTCTCTTCCATGAGTACTTTCACGGCGACAACGGACGTGGTGTGGGCGCTTCGCATCAGACGGGGTGGACGGGACTCGTTGCGCTGCTGTTGCAACCGCGCATGATGAGGCTGTCCCATGTCGCGCCCGATGCAATGCCCGTCGCAACGCAAATGAAGGAAGACACGATGGCGGCCGCATTGGGACGTTAG